In one window of Vibrio sp. JC009 DNA:
- a CDS encoding glycerate kinase, protein MKVVIAPDSFKESLTAKEVCQAIETGLRRVWKDAEFIHVPVADGGEGTVQSLIDATGGHLIELSVTGPLGNQVDAFYGMLGDKKTAVIEMAAASGLHHVPAQKRDPKVTTSYGTGELIEHALDSGAEKLIIGLGGSATNDGGIGMLSALGVRFTDAQGQCVSPDGAGLSQIENIDISQLDNRLSQTEILVACDVDNPLCGEHGASATFGPQKGASEEDIVLLDNGLNHFGKQVKSILDKDILTVAGAGAAGGMGAALIGFTSANLKAGIDIVVDTVELGAQIAGSDLVITGEGRIDWQTAHGKTPMGVAREAGKHSVPVIALAGCVGDNYQAVYDIGIQAVFAATPRAMDLQTAFDESETNLANLAENVARIWRKS, encoded by the coding sequence ATGAAAGTTGTTATAGCCCCCGACTCCTTTAAAGAGAGTCTGACAGCGAAAGAAGTGTGTCAGGCCATTGAAACCGGCCTGAGACGAGTCTGGAAAGATGCCGAATTTATTCATGTACCGGTTGCCGACGGTGGCGAAGGTACTGTTCAGTCACTGATTGACGCAACCGGTGGTCACCTTATTGAACTGAGTGTTACCGGGCCTTTAGGTAATCAGGTAGACGCTTTTTACGGCATGCTTGGAGATAAGAAAACTGCGGTTATTGAAATGGCTGCCGCCAGTGGTCTGCATCATGTTCCTGCGCAAAAACGCGACCCTAAAGTAACCACCAGCTATGGTACTGGTGAGCTGATTGAGCATGCGCTTGATAGCGGTGCGGAAAAGCTCATTATTGGCCTGGGTGGCAGTGCCACTAACGACGGTGGCATCGGTATGCTGAGTGCACTTGGCGTACGGTTTACTGATGCGCAAGGGCAGTGTGTATCACCTGATGGTGCCGGACTCAGTCAGATTGAAAATATCGATATATCACAGCTTGATAACCGTCTGAGCCAGACTGAAATTCTGGTTGCCTGTGATGTAGATAACCCGCTTTGTGGTGAACATGGTGCCTCTGCTACATTTGGTCCTCAGAAGGGAGCCAGTGAAGAAGATATCGTGTTACTGGACAATGGATTAAACCACTTCGGAAAACAGGTTAAGAGCATTCTTGATAAAGACATACTTACTGTTGCCGGTGCTGGTGCTGCCGGTGGAATGGGTGCGGCCCTGATTGGTTTTACATCTGCCAACCTCAAGGCAGGCATCGATATTGTGGTTGATACCGTTGAGCTGGGTGCTCAAATTGCAGGAAGCGATCTTGTTATTACCGGTGAAGGTCGTATTGACTGGCAAACCGCTCACGGCAAAACGCCTATGGGTGTTGCACGAGAAGCAGGCAAGCATTCAGTACCGGTTATCGCTCTGGCAGGCTGCGTCGGCGACAATTACCAGGCAGTTTACGATATCGGTATTCAGGCCGTTTTCGCTGCAACACCAAGAGCCATGGACTTACAGACGGCCTTTGATGAGTCTGAAACCAATCTGGCTAATCTGGCAGAAAATGTGGCCCGTATTTGGAGAAAATCCTGA
- a CDS encoding substrate-binding domain-containing protein, with product MATIKDVAKEAGVSVATVSRVINKSPKASAASIESVKKAMRKLGYRPNANARALVSQSTNTVGVLVSDVSDPFFGTMVKAVDNVVQAHGKHILICNGYHDPKLEEEAIELLINSRCESLVIHSKSLPDQTLIEYAKEVKGMVIINRHIPELADRCISLDNRKGSYLATEFLIRHGHKKIAHISSSHAIEDVEERIEGYLSAMKDNGLEAPKSYIEYGEPNSEGGEVAATNLLTKSIPFTAIVAYNDYMAAGAVSVLEENGINVPQEMSIVGFDDGLIAKYVHPKLTTIRYPIQLMAEKAAKLSLQLAQSVETEKEANRFSPTIVRRNSVEKC from the coding sequence ATGGCAACAATTAAAGATGTAGCTAAAGAAGCCGGTGTATCAGTAGCTACTGTATCCCGTGTTATCAATAAGTCCCCTAAAGCCAGCGCCGCTTCCATCGAGTCGGTAAAGAAAGCGATGAGAAAGCTGGGTTACAGACCAAATGCCAATGCACGGGCACTGGTCAGCCAGAGCACCAATACCGTTGGTGTTCTGGTTTCAGATGTATCCGACCCCTTTTTCGGTACTATGGTAAAAGCGGTGGATAATGTCGTTCAGGCCCACGGCAAACATATCCTTATCTGTAATGGTTACCACGACCCTAAGCTTGAAGAAGAGGCCATAGAGCTTCTGATCAACAGCCGTTGTGAATCTCTGGTTATTCACTCCAAGAGCCTTCCTGATCAAACCCTGATAGAGTATGCAAAGGAAGTGAAAGGGATGGTTATCATTAACCGCCATATTCCTGAGTTGGCGGATCGCTGTATTTCGCTGGATAACCGCAAAGGCTCCTATCTGGCAACGGAATTCCTTATCCGTCACGGCCATAAGAAGATTGCCCATATCTCCTCTTCTCATGCGATCGAAGACGTCGAGGAGCGTATCGAGGGTTACCTTTCAGCGATGAAAGATAACGGCCTTGAAGCTCCGAAAAGTTATATTGAGTACGGTGAACCAAACAGTGAAGGTGGTGAGGTTGCAGCAACGAACCTGCTGACTAAATCGATCCCTTTTACAGCCATCGTTGCTTATAACGACTATATGGCAGCCGGTGCGGTTTCAGTACTGGAAGAGAACGGAATTAATGTTCCACAGGAAATGTCGATCGTCGGATTCGATGATGGCTTAATCGCAAAATACGTTCATCCGAAACTGACAACCATCCGCTACCCAATTCAGCTGATGGCAGAAAAAGCGGCTAAGCTGTCCCTGCAACTGGCTCAGTCAGTTGAAACAGAAAAAGAAGCAAACCGCTTTTCTCCGACGATTGTCAGACGTAACTCTGTAGAAAAGTGTTAA
- a CDS encoding DUF465 domain-containing protein yields MIEHHSLDKDFPELAETVRNCVINDDEFRTVNDEYNRLDNELFELEQNGVPTSDESFTNLKMKRAEMKDWLYQRLVQSRSK; encoded by the coding sequence ATGATAGAGCACCATAGCCTGGACAAAGATTTTCCAGAATTAGCCGAAACAGTGCGAAATTGTGTAATCAACGACGATGAGTTTCGTACTGTGAACGATGAATACAATCGTCTCGATAACGAGCTTTTTGAGCTCGAGCAAAATGGCGTACCCACCAGTGATGAGTCCTTTACCAATCTGAAAATGAAACGCGCTGAGATGAAAGACTGGCTTTATCAGCGACTAGTACAGTCCCGTTCGAAATAG
- a CDS encoding C-GCAxxG-C-C family (seleno)protein has translation MKAKQAADLFHGKEGFNCAQAVLKAFQPESGMSDMTILSAQVAGGGRAKGGVCGALYAAQIILGEGEHSEQVKCGFVDATGSALCSDIKQDECQCRELVKTAAQLTTCHLDKIDHADPDYVFEREIREVEMLPQSV, from the coding sequence ATGAAAGCAAAACAAGCAGCAGACCTTTTTCACGGCAAGGAAGGTTTTAACTGTGCACAGGCAGTGTTAAAGGCGTTTCAGCCTGAATCCGGAATGTCTGACATGACCATATTATCCGCTCAGGTGGCTGGCGGCGGCCGTGCAAAAGGCGGTGTATGCGGTGCACTTTACGCCGCTCAGATCATTCTTGGTGAAGGCGAGCATTCCGAGCAGGTAAAATGTGGCTTTGTTGATGCCACAGGCTCAGCACTTTGCAGCGATATTAAACAGGATGAGTGTCAGTGCAGGGAACTGGTTAAAACCGCAGCTCAGTTAACCACCTGTCATCTGGATAAAATTGACCATGCTGATCCGGATTATGTGTTTGAAAGAGAGATTCGTGAAGTGGAAATGTTGCCGCAGAGTGTATGA
- the galM gene encoding galactose-1-epimerase has protein sequence MVDTLEKTMTEEAAQDGRPARLIRLENRSGMSVAFMDIGATWLSCKLPVEENGREVLLGVSSMADFNKQAAYMGVSVGRYANRIAKGQFEIDGQYYQVETNQAGNTLHGGPEGLDKRRWEIVKQAENSVTFEIVSADGDQGFPGELKVSATYTLTDENQVEIHYQAETDKTTPVNLTNHAYFNLLGAESGEECKGHILEVDAMQYLPTNEVGIPLGELEAVFNTSFDFRQPKEVAADFLTDEQQEAAKGYDHSFMLNPDRDTQEYAAKVALKDGSVSLKVFTDKPAMQLYTGNWLAGTPNRSGGEYSDYAGLALETQFLPDSPNHPEWQQESCFLKPGEKYSYTTRYQFEF, from the coding sequence ATGGTTGACACATTAGAAAAGACAATGACGGAGGAGGCGGCCCAAGATGGCCGCCCTGCTCGTCTTATAAGGTTAGAAAATCGCTCCGGTATGTCAGTTGCATTTATGGATATCGGAGCAACCTGGCTTAGCTGTAAGCTTCCGGTGGAAGAAAATGGCAGAGAAGTTTTGCTTGGTGTGTCATCTATGGCGGACTTTAATAAGCAAGCGGCTTATATGGGCGTATCGGTTGGCCGGTATGCAAACCGTATCGCCAAAGGGCAGTTTGAAATAGATGGTCAGTATTATCAGGTGGAAACTAACCAGGCTGGAAATACACTGCATGGCGGACCTGAAGGCCTGGATAAACGCCGCTGGGAAATTGTTAAGCAAGCTGAGAACTCGGTAACTTTTGAAATCGTTTCTGCAGATGGTGATCAGGGCTTTCCGGGAGAGCTGAAGGTTTCAGCTACCTATACCCTGACTGATGAAAATCAGGTGGAGATTCACTATCAGGCTGAAACAGATAAAACTACGCCGGTTAACCTGACTAACCATGCGTATTTCAACCTGCTTGGTGCTGAGTCTGGTGAAGAGTGTAAGGGCCATATCCTGGAAGTGGATGCAATGCAGTATCTTCCGACCAATGAAGTGGGTATTCCTCTGGGTGAGCTTGAAGCGGTATTTAACACCAGCTTTGACTTCCGCCAGCCAAAAGAGGTAGCTGCAGATTTTCTTACCGATGAGCAACAGGAAGCGGCAAAAGGCTACGATCACTCCTTTATGCTGAACCCGGACAGAGACACGCAAGAGTATGCCGCCAAAGTGGCGCTTAAAGACGGCTCAGTCTCTTTGAAGGTCTTTACTGACAAGCCAGCAATGCAGCTGTACACAGGTAACTGGTTGGCAGGAACACCAAACCGTTCTGGGGGCGAGTACTCTGACTATGCCGGTCTTGCTTTAGAAACTCAGTTCTTACCGGACTCTCCAAACCACCCGGAATGGCAGCAGGAAAGCTGTTTCCTGAAGCCGGGAGAAAAGTACAGTTATACCACCCGGTATCAGTTTGAGTTTTAG
- the galK gene encoding galactokinase → MTTLSNSVQQSFSTVLGYDATHIIQAPGRVNLIGEHTDYNDGFVLPCAINYQTVVAAAKRDDNIVRLVSVDYDNATDEFDLTKEIEFQQDKMWANYIRGVVKCLQGRGYKFGGADISVSGNVPQGAGLSSSAALEVVIGQTFKELYALDISQAEIALNGQQAENEFVGCNCGIMDQLISAEGKENHALLIDCRSLETKAVSMPEDMSVVIINSNKKRGLVDSEYNTRREQCEEAARIFGVKALRDVTVEQFIEREDELDAVVAKRARHVITENMRTEAAAEALAIGDMKRMGELMAESHVSMRDDFEITVKEIDTIVDIVKAVIGDEGGVRMTGGGFGGCVVSLVPPAMVDDVIKAVEDKYQAATGLKETIYVCQAKDGAGLEEEL, encoded by the coding sequence ATGACAACTTTATCCAATAGCGTTCAGCAGTCATTTAGCACGGTTTTAGGCTACGACGCGACTCATATCATCCAGGCACCAGGCCGGGTAAACCTTATCGGTGAACACACAGACTACAATGACGGTTTTGTTCTGCCTTGTGCGATTAACTACCAGACAGTAGTTGCTGCTGCAAAGCGCGATGACAATATCGTTCGCCTTGTTTCTGTTGACTATGACAATGCAACCGACGAGTTTGATCTGACGAAAGAGATTGAATTCCAGCAAGACAAGATGTGGGCTAACTACATCCGTGGTGTGGTTAAGTGCCTTCAGGGCCGTGGCTACAAGTTTGGCGGTGCAGATATTTCTGTTAGCGGCAACGTTCCTCAGGGTGCAGGTCTTAGCTCTTCAGCTGCGCTTGAAGTGGTTATTGGCCAGACTTTCAAAGAGCTTTACGCTCTGGATATCAGCCAGGCAGAAATCGCCCTGAACGGTCAGCAGGCAGAAAACGAATTCGTTGGCTGTAACTGCGGCATCATGGATCAGCTAATCTCTGCTGAAGGTAAAGAGAACCATGCTCTTCTTATCGACTGTCGTTCGCTGGAAACCAAAGCGGTTTCAATGCCGGAAGATATGTCCGTTGTGATTATCAACTCGAACAAGAAGCGTGGTCTGGTTGACAGTGAATACAACACTCGCCGTGAGCAGTGTGAAGAAGCTGCGCGCATCTTTGGCGTGAAAGCGCTGCGTGATGTGACGGTTGAGCAGTTTATTGAGCGTGAAGATGAGCTGGATGCTGTGGTAGCAAAACGTGCGCGTCACGTAATCACAGAAAACATGCGTACTGAAGCGGCAGCTGAAGCGCTGGCAATCGGCGATATGAAGCGTATGGGTGAGCTGATGGCTGAATCACACGTCTCTATGCGTGACGATTTCGAAATCACAGTAAAAGAGATAGACACTATTGTGGACATCGTAAAAGCTGTGATTGGCGATGAAGGCGGCGTTCGTATGACTGGCGGCGGCTTTGGTGGTTGCGTCGTGTCACTGGTTCCGCCAGCAATGGTTGACGATGTTATTAAAGCAGTTGAAGATAAGTACCAAGCTGCTACCGGCCTGAAAGAAACCATTTATGTTTGTCAGGCTAAAGACGGTGCAGGTCTAGAGGAAGAACTATAA
- a CDS encoding UDP-glucose--hexose-1-phosphate uridylyltransferase, with the protein MSDIKFDPVDHPHRRYNPLTGQWILVSPHRAKRPWSGQDEKPSTEELPAYDENCFLCAGNTRISGDKNPDYEGTYVFSNDFAALMTDSPDAPESDNPLFKTQGVRGLSRVICFSPDHSKTLPELPVDKIRGVIDTWDEQIEELGKEYLWVQAFENKGETMGCSQPHPHGQIWANSFLPNEIERKEKNLKEYYEKYGTNLLVDYVQAEMKDGERTVVETEHWIAVVPYWAAWPFETMLLPKTHIRRMSELTDEQRDDLAVAMKKLTSRYDNLFQCSFPYSMGWHYAPFFEEGTDIDHWQLHALFYPPLLRSATVRKFMVGYEMLAESQRDLTAEQAAQKLRDLSDVHYKEQE; encoded by the coding sequence ATGTCTGATATCAAATTTGATCCTGTTGATCACCCGCACCGTCGTTATAACCCGTTAACAGGGCAGTGGATTCTTGTTTCTCCCCACCGCGCTAAGCGTCCGTGGAGTGGTCAGGATGAAAAGCCTTCAACGGAAGAGCTGCCAGCGTACGACGAAAACTGTTTCCTGTGTGCCGGTAACACCCGTATCTCTGGTGACAAAAACCCGGATTACGAAGGAACTTATGTATTCAGCAATGACTTTGCTGCGCTGATGACAGATTCTCCGGATGCGCCTGAGTCAGACAATCCGCTTTTCAAAACTCAGGGTGTTCGCGGGCTTAGCCGTGTTATCTGTTTCTCTCCGGATCACAGCAAAACACTTCCTGAACTACCGGTAGACAAAATCCGTGGTGTTATTGATACCTGGGATGAGCAGATTGAAGAGTTGGGTAAAGAGTACCTTTGGGTTCAGGCCTTTGAGAACAAGGGTGAAACCATGGGCTGTTCTCAGCCTCACCCGCACGGTCAAATCTGGGCAAACAGCTTCCTGCCTAATGAGATTGAGCGCAAAGAGAAGAACCTGAAAGAGTACTACGAAAAGTACGGTACAAACCTTCTGGTTGATTACGTTCAGGCGGAAATGAAAGATGGCGAGCGTACGGTTGTTGAAACTGAACACTGGATTGCTGTTGTTCCTTACTGGGCTGCGTGGCCGTTTGAAACCATGCTGCTGCCTAAAACACATATTCGCCGTATGAGTGAACTGACTGACGAGCAGCGTGATGATCTTGCTGTTGCTATGAAAAAGCTGACCAGCCGCTATGACAACCTGTTCCAGTGCTCTTTCCCTTACTCAATGGGCTGGCACTATGCGCCGTTCTTTGAAGAGGGCACTGATATTGATCACTGGCAGCTACACGCGCTTTTCTATCCGCCGCTACTTCGCAGTGCCACTGTACGTAAGTTTATGGTGGGCTACGAAATGCTTGCTGAATCACAGCGCGACCTGACAGCAGAGCAGGCTGCACAGAAACTACGCGATTTGAGTGACGTTCACTACAAAGAGCAGGAATAA
- the galE gene encoding UDP-glucose 4-epimerase GalE codes for MKVLVTGGMGYIGSHTCVQMLEAGIEPIIIDNLCNSKTEVLDRIEALTNTRPAFYEGDIRDEAMLDKIFSEHEISSVIHFAGLKAVGESVAKPLEYYDNNVNGSLVLARSMRKAGVKSIVFSSSATVYGDPETVPITEDSPVGATTNPYGRSKYMVECVLSDFYDSQQDWSITLLRYFNPVGAHPSGTMGEDPQGIPNNLMPFIAQVAVGRREKLSVFGDDYPTPDGTGVRDYIHVMDLADGHIAALNAVGKKSGLHIYNLGTGNGSSVLEMVDAFGKACGKPVPYELCPRRPGDIAECWASTAKAEKDLGWKASRTVMEMTADTWNWQSKNPQGY; via the coding sequence GTGAAAGTTTTAGTTACTGGTGGTATGGGCTATATCGGTAGCCACACATGTGTGCAGATGCTTGAAGCGGGCATTGAACCAATCATCATCGACAACCTTTGCAATAGTAAAACCGAGGTGCTTGACCGTATTGAAGCACTGACCAACACCCGTCCGGCCTTCTATGAAGGGGATATCCGTGATGAAGCTATGCTGGATAAAATCTTCAGCGAGCATGAAATTAGCTCAGTTATTCACTTTGCAGGTCTGAAAGCAGTAGGTGAATCGGTAGCTAAACCTCTTGAATATTATGACAACAATGTAAACGGTTCACTGGTTCTGGCGCGCTCAATGCGCAAAGCCGGCGTGAAGAGCATTGTATTCAGCTCATCTGCAACCGTTTATGGCGATCCGGAAACTGTGCCAATCACTGAAGATTCACCGGTAGGCGCAACAACGAACCCGTATGGCCGCAGCAAGTACATGGTTGAATGTGTGCTTTCTGATTTCTACGACTCGCAGCAGGACTGGAGCATTACGCTTCTGCGTTACTTCAATCCGGTAGGTGCGCACCCGTCAGGCACTATGGGTGAAGATCCACAGGGCATTCCAAACAACCTGATGCCGTTTATTGCTCAGGTCGCGGTTGGCCGTCGTGAAAAACTGTCTGTGTTCGGAGACGACTACCCAACGCCGGATGGCACAGGTGTTCGTGACTACATCCACGTAATGGACCTGGCTGACGGCCACATTGCTGCGCTGAATGCAGTGGGTAAAAAGTCTGGCCTGCATATCTACAACCTGGGTACAGGTAACGGTTCAAGTGTTCTGGAAATGGTTGATGCCTTTGGCAAAGCCTGTGGCAAGCCGGTTCCTTACGAACTTTGTCCTCGCCGTCCGGGTGATATTGCTGAGTGCTGGGCAAGCACAGCCAAAGCAGAAAAAGACCTTGGCTGGAAAGCGAGCCGTACTGTAATGGAAATGACCGCCGATACCTGGAACTGGCAGTCTAAAAACCCGCAGGGTTACTAA
- a CDS encoding alpha-galactosidase translates to MKEIVHLRSKNCSLILKTDRIPEILHWGAKVGQIDEDILLSTERPISQARLDVDVPLSICPELGSGHFNAPGIEGHRVGYDWAPVFEVIKQEATEGSVTFNLADYVSKLELEVEIQLDYETDVVKKRVKVINKGETEYYLTKLSSTLPLPRHASEIMSFYGRWSREFQTHRQAFTHGGFMQENRRGRTSHENFPGLLVGTDNFNEQSGYVWGFHLGWSGNHQLRADVKSDGRRFVQAGELLLSGEAVLEAGESYTSPWLYACYSETGLNGISDRFHRFVRSNIVKFPVDKPRPVHLNTWEGIYFDHKPDYIMQMATEAAEMGVERFIIDDGWFVGRDGERTALGDWYLDEKKYPDGLEPVIAHVNNAGMEFGLWVEPEMISKESMLYRNHPDWVLELKGYHQPSGRWQYLLDLQNPDCFAYLYERLNSLLTQYNIAYLKWDMNRELVQPGHEGRPAVHGQTKALYRLLDSLLEAHPEVEIESCSSGGGRIDYEILKRTHRFWASDCNDALERQAIQRGMSYFFPPEVMGAHIGPDEAHTTGRMHHINMRGMTALGGHMGVELDPVKESAEEKKAFAHYIGLHKQFRHLLHSGRGFRLDSPDNRQNIYGVMSDEEVLITVCQLAMPDYALPAPLRISCVDTSATYEVKLVEMPGTSFQLMKQRPKWLDKTLTLSGDNLKEIGLTLPIIDPESALMVHFKKI, encoded by the coding sequence ATGAAAGAGATAGTTCATCTGCGCAGTAAAAACTGCAGCCTGATATTAAAAACAGACAGAATCCCAGAAATCCTGCACTGGGGAGCTAAAGTGGGTCAGATTGACGAAGATATTCTTCTGTCAACGGAAAGACCGATCTCTCAGGCCAGACTGGATGTGGATGTGCCTCTTTCTATTTGTCCTGAGCTGGGTAGCGGTCACTTTAACGCCCCGGGTATCGAAGGTCACCGTGTAGGTTATGACTGGGCACCTGTGTTTGAAGTGATTAAGCAGGAAGCGACAGAAGGTAGTGTTACTTTTAATCTGGCTGATTATGTTTCAAAGCTTGAGCTGGAAGTAGAGATCCAGCTGGATTATGAAACGGATGTGGTGAAGAAAAGAGTTAAGGTGATTAACAAGGGTGAAACTGAGTACTACCTGACCAAGCTTTCTTCAACTCTGCCTCTGCCTCGTCATGCCAGCGAAATTATGTCTTTCTACGGCCGCTGGAGCCGTGAGTTCCAGACTCACCGTCAGGCATTTACTCATGGCGGCTTTATGCAGGAGAACCGCCGTGGCAGAACCTCGCATGAAAACTTCCCTGGATTATTGGTTGGTACTGACAACTTTAATGAGCAGTCCGGTTATGTGTGGGGCTTCCACCTGGGCTGGAGTGGTAACCACCAGTTACGCGCTGACGTGAAAAGTGATGGCCGCCGTTTTGTCCAGGCTGGCGAACTGCTGCTTTCTGGTGAAGCGGTTCTTGAAGCGGGTGAAAGTTACACTTCGCCATGGCTGTACGCCTGTTACAGTGAGACCGGTCTGAACGGTATTTCTGACCGTTTCCACCGTTTTGTCCGCAGCAATATTGTTAAGTTCCCTGTAGATAAACCGCGTCCGGTGCACCTGAATACCTGGGAAGGTATCTACTTTGACCACAAGCCTGACTACATCATGCAGATGGCAACTGAAGCGGCTGAAATGGGTGTTGAACGCTTTATCATTGATGATGGCTGGTTTGTGGGCCGTGACGGCGAGCGCACAGCATTAGGTGACTGGTATCTGGATGAGAAGAAATATCCGGATGGACTGGAGCCTGTGATTGCGCATGTAAACAATGCAGGTATGGAGTTCGGTCTTTGGGTTGAGCCAGAGATGATCAGTAAAGAGTCCATGCTATACCGCAACCACCCTGACTGGGTACTGGAGCTTAAAGGTTACCATCAGCCGTCTGGCCGCTGGCAGTATCTGCTGGATCTGCAGAATCCGGACTGTTTTGCTTACCTGTATGAGCGTCTGAACTCATTGCTGACTCAGTACAACATCGCTTACCTGAAGTGGGATATGAACCGTGAACTGGTTCAGCCGGGTCACGAAGGCCGTCCTGCGGTTCACGGACAGACTAAAGCTCTTTACCGTCTTCTGGACAGCCTGCTTGAAGCGCACCCTGAAGTGGAAATTGAGTCCTGTTCATCAGGTGGCGGTCGTATCGACTATGAAATCCTTAAGCGTACACACCGTTTCTGGGCTTCTGACTGTAACGATGCCCTTGAGCGTCAGGCAATTCAGCGCGGCATGAGCTACTTCTTCCCACCGGAGGTGATGGGCGCTCACATTGGTCCTGATGAAGCACACACCACAGGCCGTATGCACCACATCAATATGCGTGGTATGACAGCACTTGGTGGTCATATGGGCGTTGAGCTTGACCCGGTGAAAGAGTCTGCGGAAGAGAAGAAAGCATTTGCCCACTACATTGGCCTGCATAAGCAGTTCCGTCATCTGCTGCACTCCGGCCGTGGCTTCCGCTTGGATTCGCCGGACAACCGTCAGAACATCTATGGTGTGATGAGTGATGAAGAAGTGCTGATCACGGTTTGTCAGCTGGCTATGCCTGACTACGCACTGCCTGCACCGCTGAGAATCAGCTGTGTTGATACCAGCGCGACCTATGAGGTGAAACTGGTAGAGATGCCGGGAACCAGCTTCCAGCTGATGAAACAGAGACCTAAGTGGCTGGATAAAACGCTTACACTGAGCGGAGACAACCTGAAAGAGATTGGTCTGACACTGCCGATCATCGACCCTGAATCAGCATTAATGGTTCACTTTAAAAAGATTTAG
- a CDS encoding LacI family DNA-binding transcriptional regulator → MSVTFKEVAELAGVSTQTVSRVTNGSQNVAEDTRKRVMAAIEELGYVPNKGAQMLSRAKAMVIGLITLDIGLHGVSHIASGIRSQAQERGYGISLNVVAVPSYENLVSSIREQISQKTEHIIVDLPATKEDAEKLVEQFPDISFVFIDVPPSTRVNRVSANHYDGAITAANLMLSQNRSKFVLITGPEDSTASQLRLKGWNEALKQNSAKVIKRLEGNWFSSSGYLHTRELVASGVDFDAVLVANDQMALGVLRALDEFGIKVPEQVSVTGFDDTEDSAYFTPPLTTVRQDFVAIGKLAVEFVLDEENKSGHKKELLTTELVERKSTSVKQDTDYDKKEIRRLLNQINQLLP, encoded by the coding sequence ATGAGCGTTACATTTAAAGAAGTTGCAGAACTGGCAGGCGTTTCCACTCAAACGGTTTCAAGAGTGACCAATGGCTCACAAAATGTGGCCGAAGACACCAGAAAAAGGGTAATGGCTGCGATAGAAGAGCTTGGCTATGTGCCGAATAAAGGTGCCCAGATGCTAAGCCGTGCAAAGGCAATGGTCATTGGACTGATCACATTGGATATCGGGCTGCACGGTGTCTCTCATATTGCCAGCGGAATTCGAAGCCAGGCTCAGGAGCGGGGCTACGGTATTTCTCTTAACGTGGTTGCCGTTCCAAGCTACGAAAATCTGGTCAGTTCCATTCGCGAACAGATTTCACAAAAAACCGAACATATTATTGTTGACCTCCCCGCCACCAAAGAAGATGCAGAAAAACTGGTGGAACAGTTTCCGGATATCAGCTTTGTCTTTATCGATGTTCCTCCGTCAACCAGAGTAAACAGGGTCAGTGCAAACCACTATGATGGTGCGATTACCGCAGCGAACCTGATGCTTAGCCAGAACAGAAGCAAGTTTGTTCTGATCACCGGCCCGGAAGACTCCACCGCTTCTCAGCTGCGACTTAAAGGCTGGAATGAGGCGCTTAAGCAAAACAGTGCCAAAGTTATTAAAAGGCTTGAGGGTAACTGGTTCTCCAGCAGTGGTTATCTGCACACCAGAGAACTGGTCGCCAGCGGAGTCGATTTTGATGCGGTACTGGTTGCTAATGATCAGATGGCACTGGGCGTACTGAGGGCTCTGGATGAGTTCGGTATTAAAGTGCCTGAGCAGGTTTCAGTGACCGGTTTTGATGATACGGAAGATTCCGCCTACTTCACCCCACCGCTGACAACCGTTCGTCAGGATTTTGTGGCTATCGGTAAACTGGCCGTTGAATTTGTGCTGGATGAAGAGAACAAATCCGGTCATAAGAAAGAACTGCTTACCACTGAGCTGGTTGAAAGGAAAAGCACCTCAGTTAAGCAGGATACAGATTACGATAAGAAAGAGATTCGCCGTCTGTTGAATCAGATTAATCAGTTGTTGCCGTAA